In one window of Fulvia fulva chromosome 5, complete sequence DNA:
- a CDS encoding Spindle pole body component alp14, which produces MSDDPEEWAKLPLAEQFAHKNWKARKGGYETAANQFKTAQPTDTIVKDFVYDSQLWKGAVGDSNVAAQQEALNAYNAFLDAAGTEGARRTRGVTVGPVVEKGLTGRPAAKASAQEALLLLIELDKADPVIEELLGYFSHKLPKIIAATLEALAGIVRAYGMKIVEPKPILKLLPKIYGHADKNVRAQGQNLTVEMYRWLREAMKPLFWNELKEVQQKDLDKLFEPVKAEPTPKQERLLRSQQAAKEQEEAAGGGNEEAEEEGDEGGEIDLEPEFEAVDVLAKVPKDFNDRLASTKWKDRKEALDETFTAVNVPAIQPGSFDDIIRGCAKSMKDANIAVVTIAANVVECLAKGLRKDFSKYRSSILASMLERFKEKKASVTDAIGAACDAVFSATSLGDVQADVLEALKSKNPQVKENTAKFLTRALRTTREAPTIEQTKEICEGAKKLLTESAAPLRDAGSEVMGVLWKIMGDRNMLAHFEGLDDIRKNKIKEVSDAAEVKAKWKPKAAAPPPKAAAPAGRKPALGTKRPAAKKAAPPKSASPPLDEDAPALQPRPTTRPGAKPGGLKPPGGLKAPGSGLARPGMGLKAPSAGAASPKRQAPVADDPPPPSTPKPSAGAGRGLAGRPLGKPALAPTSPSAAPRADPASSALSAIERQELSDLRAEVDLARQQASDLRTDKLRLTSQVAELQVQNAQLIEDHTRDVLQIKAKETQLVRARSDAESAEDRANSLSKEIDRLKREISRLGRNQAGRDSPIDSAPTSPRPAYGSSRSFNVPSARGYGNIDGYSDGKENQFHDTNGKLRGGYADARDRALSGTSRHSRPESNGNGSGRATPSDDRQSNLDRSQGEGVESWRRAAEVTQNLKARIEMMKARQNIGRGQ; this is translated from the coding sequence ATGTCGGACGATCCGGAGGAGTGGGCCAAGTTGCCCCTTGCAGAACAATTCGCGCACAAGAACTGGAAGGCGCGGAAAGGTGGTTACGAGACAGCAGCAAACCAATTCAAGACAGCGCAACCGACAGACACGATCGTCAAGGACTTTGTGTACGACAGTCAGCTATGGAAAGGCGCAGTGGGAGACTCGAACGTCGCAGCGCAACAGGAGGCGCTCAACGCATACAATGCTTTCCTCGATGCGGCAGGCACAGAAGGAGCGCGGAGGACACGAGGAGTCACTGTCGGGCCAGTGGTGGAGAAAGGATTGACTGGACGACCCGCCGCAAAAGCCTCAGCACAAGAAGCACTACTTCTGCTGATTGAACTGGACAAGGCAGATCCCGTCATAGAGGAGCTGCTGGGGTACTTCTCACACAAACTGCCTAAGATCATCGCTGCGACACTCGAAGCACTAGCCGGTATCGTGCGCGCATATGGCATGAAGATCGTCGAGCCAAAGCCGATACTAAAACTCCTACCCAAGATCTATGGACACGCCGACAAGAATGTTCGAGCGCAGGGACAGAATCTCACTGTAGAGATGTACAGGTGGCTGAGGGAAGCAATGAAGCCCCTGTTCTGGAACGAATTGAAGGAGGTGCAACAGAAGGACTTGGACAAGCTGTTCGAGCCGGTGAAAGCGGAACCTACACCAAAGCAGGAGCGTCTACTACGATCGCAGCAAGCCGCGaaagagcaggaagaggcaGCTGGTGGCGGTAACGAAGAGGCGGAAGAAGAGGGCGACGAAGGTGGGGAGATCGATCTGGAGCCAGAATTCGAGGCTGTGGATGTGCTCGCAAAGGTGCCGAAAGACTTCAACGATCGACTCGCCAGCACAAAGTGGAAGGACAGGAAAGAGGCACTTGACGAGACATTCACAGCAGTAAACGTGCCTGCGATACAGCCGGGTTCCTTTGACGACATCATCCGAGGTTGTGCAAAGAGCATGAAGGACGCCAATATTGCCGTGGTCACAATTGCCGCAAATGTGGTCGAATGTCTAGCAAAAGGCTTGCGGAAGGACTTCTCCAAGTATCGAAGCTCGATTCTAGCTTCAATGCTGGAGCGATTCaaggagaagaaggcatCTGTGACGGATGCTATTGGCGCTGCCTGCGACGCCGTCTTCTCTGCCACTAGCCTGGGCGACGTGCAAGCAGATGTGTTGGAGGCACTGAAGAGCAAGAACCCTCAGGTCAAGGAGAATACTGCCAAGTTTCTGACTCGAGCCCTGAGAACTACACGAGAAGCGCCCACCATCGAGCAGACGAAAGAGATCTGTGAAGGCGCCAAGAAGCTCCTCACCGAAAGCGCCGCGCCACTACGAGATGCCGGGAGTGAAGTAATGGGCGTGTTGTGGAAGATCATGGGCGACCGGAACATGTTGGCACACTTTGAAGGACTCGACGATATTCGAAAGAACAAGATCAAGGAGGTTTCGGATGCTGCGGAGGTCAAAGCGAAGTGGAAGCCGAAAGCTGCGGCGCCTCCACCAAAAGCCGCTGCGCCAGCTGGAAGAAAGCCTGCTCTCGGCACGAAGCGACCTGCTGCGAAGAAGGCTGCGCCGCCAAAGTCAGCATCTCCGCCACTTGATGAAGATGCACCAGCGTTACAGCCAAGACCAACAACCAGACCTGGCGCCAAACCGGGTGGTCTTAAGCCACCTGGTGGCCTCAAAGCCCCGGGAAGTGGACTTGCAAGACCTGGGATGGGCCTGAAAGCACCATCAGCAGGAGCAGCATCACCGAAGCGTCAAGCACCCGTTGCCGATGACCCTCCGCCACCATCAACACCCAAACCAAGTGCTGGTGCGGGTAGGGGTCTGGCAGGACGGCCACTTGGCAAGCCAGCCCTCGCGCCCACGTCACCTTCCGCTGCGCCGCGAGCAGATCCAGCTAGCAGTGCACTCAGCGCTATTGAGCGACAGGAGCTTTCTGATCTGCGAGCGGAAGTCGATCTTGCGCGACAGCAGGCGTCAGATCTTCGCACTGACAAGCTCAGGCTTACGTCACAAGTTGCAGAACTGCAAGTACAGAACGCACAACTGATCGAAGACCACACCCGCGATGTGCTCCAAATCAAGGCAAAGGAAACTCAGCTCGTGCGTGCCCGCTCGGACGCTGAATCAGCAGAAGACCGCGCCAATTCCCTTAGCAAGGAAATCGACAGACTGAAGCGGGAGATCTCTCGGCTGGGTAGGAATCAGGCTGGTAGAGACAGCCCGATCGACAGCGCGCCGACTTCTCCACGTCCAGCATACGGCAGCAGCAGAAGCTTCAATGTGCCGTCAGCACGAGGCTACGGTAACATCGATGGCTATAGTGACGGTAAGGAGAACCAGTTCCATGATACTA
- a CDS encoding Nuclear distribution protein PAC1 produces the protein MSALLTSRQAEELHKSLIAYLLSTGHANSAQVLRDDLNLPESDFDAATAKKYEGLIEKKWTSVVRLQKKIMDLEAKSQQLQTELDNATPSSLAARKNHDPTTWLPRAPARHTLQSHRQPITSVAFHPLFSSLASGSEDCTIKIWDYELGELERTLKSHTKAVLDVDFGGPRGNTLLASCSSDLTIKLWDPAEEYKNIRTLPGHDHSVSCVRFIPSGAAGAPLSGNLLASASRDKSIRIWDVTTGYCLRTLRGHGDWVRSLALTMDGRWLVSTSSDQSARMWDLSQPDSNAQKQTFMAHEHVVECTAFAPPAAYQHLASLAGLKKPPPASSSNEYFATGGRDKLIKIHASNGICIKTLTGHDNWIRSLVFHPGGKYLLSCSDDKTLRCWDLAQEGKCVRVVEAADHFVSCLRWAPSLYKEPAADTNGITNGTSKDDAAKEQIRCLIACGSVDLNVRVFSA, from the exons ATGAGCGCCCTGCTGACCTCACGACAAGCTGAAGAGCT CCACAAGTCCCTTATCGCCTACCTGCTATCAACCGGCCACGCAAATAGCGCGCAGGTATTGCGCGACGACTTGAACCTCCCCGAAAGCGACTTCGACGCCGCGACTGCAAAGAAGTATGAAGGACTCATCGAGAAGAAATGGACGAGCGTGGTTCGGTTGCAGAAGAAGATTATGGACCTGGAGGCCAAGTCGCAGCAGTTGCAGACTGAGCTAGATAATGCGACTCCATCCTCACTAGCAGCGAGAAAGAACCACGACCCTACGACTTGGCTGCCTCGAGCACCGGCACGGCATACCCTTCAGTCGCATCGACAGCCTATCACGTCGGTGGCCTTCCACCCGCTCTTCTCCAGCTTGGCCTCAGGCAGCGAGGATTGCACAATCAAGATCTGGGATTATGAACTGGGCGAGCTAGAACGGACACTCAAAAGTCACACGAAAGCCGTGCTTGACGTTGACTTCGGCGGACCAAGAGGTAACACACTTTTGGCCAGCTGCAGCTCCGATCTGACCATTAAGCTTTGGGACCCGGCAGAGGAGTATAAGAATATTCGGACACTGCCCGGACATGACCACAGTGTCAGCTGTGTGCGCTTCATACCGAGCGGCGCAGCTGGCGCACCTTTGAGTGGGAATCTGCTAGCAAGCGCGAGTAGAGATAAGAGCATACGAATATGGGATGTCACCACAGGATACTGCTTGCGAACGTTACGAGGCCATGGAGACTGGGTGCGGTCGCTTGCCCTGACAATGGACGGCAGATGGCTCGTGTCAACCTCATCCGATCAATCAGCGCGAATGTGGGACCTGTCGCAACCAGATTCGAATGCGCAAAAGCAGACATTCATGGCACACGAGCATGTTGTCGAATGCACGGCTTTCGCGCCACCAGCAGCGTATCAACACCTAGCTTCGTTGGCAGGGCTGAAGAAGCCACCACCAGCCAGCAGCAGCAACGAGTACTTCGCCACTGGAGGAAGAGATAAGCTGATCAAGATTCACGCCTCGAACGGTATCTGCATCAAGACATTGACTGGCCATGACAACTGGATCCGGAGTCTGGTTTTTCATCCCGGCGGCAAGTATCTGCTGAGCTGCAGCGATGATAAAACACTAAGATGTTGGGACTTGGCGCAAGAAGGAAAGTGCGTCAGAGTAGTAGAAGCTGCGGATCACTTTGTGAGCTGTCTGAGATGGGCGCCGAGCTTATACAAAGAGCCCGCGGCTGACACCAACGGGATCACCAACGGAACGAGCAAAGACGATGCAGCGAAGGAACAGATCCGGTGCTTGATAGCGTGCGGAAGTGTGGACCTCAATGTGAGGGTCTTCAGCGCCTAG